The following proteins come from a genomic window of Hydractinia symbiolongicarpus strain clone_291-10 chromosome 2, HSymV2.1, whole genome shotgun sequence:
- the LOC130630175 gene encoding uncharacterized protein LOC130630175 isoform X3, with protein MIDRLMNLDPVVSTSETTLMFPPMIPRRTTETTTSRYVPYSRVTSISSVGSARQPIRSNTSTRFVQSSAFTTNSSVVLPRQPTRSSISRSVQSSTVTTNSSVGLPRQPTRSSISRSVQSSTVTTNSSVVLPRQPTRSSISRSVQSSTITTNSSVVLPRQAMARHISSPATTTSTSQSSLTILDNILPPNFDELVEVATAEREIQNLRNFTYQHKSTKRKRTAKPGPEVSSIYIKLYHLPCASAKPKYGKGNSDLVKRHFDSGYGFARPCYDIVTRKIKKMSISIHLNEEQFDELLHELFPHLAQNYGFFTLSTGGVYRKANITKPSDIKTIKYTGTLIVANANEFPEHGASTIETRTLQESYRRFNTTTLSSDYALQPLQSVLTYRATQPSTSALTTNVSRSTVSTNAISPILTSQTNLRTSQELETVIAPRLNGPIQENPLSQLLPSFSRNNLNQFEVDRKTLLLSLDSEQQLLIDRSNLVADAFEQYQDTSILDCKVFIKFLDEEGHDLDGLTKEFFSSFWIKFSEQYLKGENQKYFTVQPEPVLTDAQLKAVGMILVHGFLLTGYLPLMINNSQLFIILSGKEPSSESMATSFLSVIGETNKQLILKAKQMSCYDNSLEMSLVRLLLMYESTYLPSPSTIDNCIKNISKYMMVKKPYFALQKMSLGLTGEVKEFLTNLTEDLLLQYREKLIPSGAAILSKLSPRYSDDDDLKLQEETVFDFLHMYVETLDSTKAGHFLKFVTGFEVVYDTMYVDFNGEESLHKMIPTAHTCTSILHLSRFFLCYESFVEAMELALGSQISWGFSMI; from the exons ATGATAGATAGGTTAATGAATTTGGA tcctgTTGTGTCAACGTCTGAGACTACACTGATGTTTCCACCCATGATACCAag GAGAACTAcagaaacaacaacatcaaGATATGTACCATATTCCAGAGTTACATCAATTTCATCAGTTGGCTCGGCTAG ACAACCTATAAGATCAAACACAAGCACAAGATTCGTACAATCTTCAGCATTCACAACTAATTCATCTGTTGTTTTACCTAG ACAACCTACAAGGTCAAGTATATCAAGATCTGTACAATCTTCAACAGTTACAACCAATTCATCTGTTGGTTTACCTAG ACAACCTACAAGGTCAAGTATATCAAGATCTGTACAATCTTCAACAGTTACAACCAATTCATCTGTTGTTCTACCTAG ACAACCTACAAGGTCAAGTATATCAAGATCTGTACAATCTTCAACAATTACAACCAATTCATCTGTTGTTTTACCTAG ACAAGCAATGGCAAGACACATCTCTTCACCTGCTACCACAACTTCTACTTCTCAATCTAGTTTAACCAT atTGGATAATATCTTACCACCAAATTTTGATGAATTGGTCGAAGTTGCAACTGCTGAAAgagaaattcaaaatttaagaaattttacATACCAGcacaaaa GTACAAAGAGAAAAAGAACAGCAAAACCAGGTCCTGAAGTGTCATCAATCTATATTAAGTTATATCATCTTCCCTGCGCGTCTGCCAAACCAAAATATGGTAAAGGAAACAGCGACCTAGTAAAAAGACATTTTGACAGTGGAtatg GATTTGCCAGACCATGTTATGACATTGttacaagaaaaattaaaaagatgtcAATTAGTATTCACTTAAATGAAGAACAATTTGATGAATTGTTACACGAGCTGTTTCCTCATTTAGCACAAAATTATGGATTTTTTACACTTTCAACTGGTGGAGTGTACCGAAAGGCTAATATCACTAAGCCATCGGATATTAAAACCATAAAATACACGGGAACCCTTATTGTGGCCAATGCTAATGAGTTTCCAGAACATGGAGCCAGTACTATTGAAACTCGCACACTGCAGGAATCTTATAGGAGGTTCAATACCACTACACTGTCTTCTGATTATGCACTTCAACCTTTACAGTCTGTTTTGACTTATCGTGCAACTCAGCCTTCAACATCAGCTTTAACTACTAATGTTTCAAGGTCAACTGTTAGTACTAATGCAATCAGCCCAATACTTACAAGTCAAACTAATTTAAGGACTTCACAAGAACTTGAAACAGTTATTGCACCAAGGTTAAATGGTCCAATTCAAGAAAACCCTTTGTCTCAACTTTTACCAagtttttcaagaaataacttAAACCAATTTGAGGTTGACAGAAAAACTCTCCTACTCTCGCTGGATTCAGAACAACAGCTCTTAATAGACAGGTCTAACCTTGTTGCAGATGCATTTGAGCAATACCAAGATACTTCTATTTTAGACTGTAAAGTTTTCATAAAATTTTTGGATGAAGAAGGTCATGACCTTGATGGCTTgactaaagaatttttttcctcATTTTGGATAAAATTTTCAGAACAATACTTAAAAGGAGAAAATCAAAAGTATTTTACTGTTCAACCCGAACCTGTGCTAACAGATGCTCAGCTAAAGGCAGTTGGCATGATTCTTGTGCATGGCTTTTTGTTGACAGGATATTTGCCATTGATGATTAACAATAGTCAGTTGTTCATTATCTTGTCTGGCAAAGAACCATCATCTGAATCCATGGCAACATCATTCTTGTCTGTTATAggtgaaacaaacaaacagctcATTTTAAAGGCAAAGCAAATGAGTTGCTATGATAACTCACTAGAGATGTCTCTGGTTAGACTACTCTTAATGTACGAAAGTACGTATTTACCTTCCCCCAGCACAATTGATAATtgtatcaaaaatatttctaagTATATGATGGTTAAAAAGCCATACTTCGCATTGCAAAAGATGAGTTTAGGGTTAACGGGAGAAGTGAAAGAGTTCCTAACCAATTTAACTGAAGACCTCTTGTTGCAGTACCGTGAAAAATTGATTCCATCTGGTGCGGCTATTCTATCTAAGTTGTCACCACGATATAGTGATGATGACGATTTAAAATTACAGGAAGAAACTGTATTTGATTTTTTACACATGTATGTGGAAACCTTGGATTCCACTAAAGCTGGTCATTTCTTGAAGTTTGTGACTGGTTTTGAGGTGGTGTACGATACAATGTATGTCGATTTTAATGGAGAAGAAAGTTTGCATAAAATGATTCCTACTGCACACACATGCACCTCGATATTGCATTtatcaagattttttttatgttatgaaAGCTTTGTAGAGGCAATGGAACTTGCTTTAGGAAGCCAGATTAGCTGGGGGTTTTCTATGATTTAG
- the LOC130630177 gene encoding uncharacterized protein LOC130630177: MTEDTFLASPDPDAVTNTAKTDIDVNIENSTLRDLRLRHFSRNTQKPVRYRHSIGSPSLSLQLESTEDSSAFGDDEVNRFMENYETDNFDNATPQFEETETDSIAFMQNCESYFTNLPKINTKHIIIQRDSQRFWPVLLRQNFDLSSEKIAIRFAGEPGADAGGPLREFYSLSMRWFTTIPGVFFGDDKGICFKLMPDGVLKKVYYKIGQLTGASIIHVGRGPECFSELIFNALYDLPYPDKITPINDAEFKYKLLIAVVPNKNTNLEKKIYFNFVRIN; encoded by the coding sequence ATGACAGAGGATACTTTTTTAGCATCACCCGATCCAGATGCTGTGACAAATACTGCCAAAACTGACATAGATGTAAACATAGAAAATTCTACTCTTCGTGATTTGAGATTGAGACATTTTTCAAGAAACACACAAAAACCAGTGAGATATAGACATTCAATTGGCTCACCCTCATTGTCTCTTCAACTAGAATCAACAGAGGACAGTTCAGCATTTGGTGATGATGAAGTGAATCGTTTTATGGAAAATTATGAGACAGATAATTTTGATAATGCTACTCCACAGTTTGAAGAAACAGAAACTGATTCTATCGCATTTATGCAAAACTGTGAAAGCTACTTCACCAATTTaccaaaaataaacacaaagcaTATCATCATACAACGAGATTCACAGCGTTTTTGGCCTGTATTATTACGTCAAAATTTTGATCTTTCGTCTGAAAAAATAGCTATCAGATTTGCAGGTGAACCCGGTGCTGATGCAGGTGGACCGCTGCGCGAATTTTACTCATTGTCAATGAGATGGTTTACCACTATCCCTGGGGTATTTTTCGGAGATGACAAaggaatttgtttcaaattaatGCCAGATGgtgtattaaaaaaagtatattacaagaTTGGGCAGTTAACAGGTGCATCTATTATACATGTTGGAAGAGGTCCAGAATGTTTCTCTGAGCTCATTTTCAATGCATTGTATGATTTGCCATATCCTGATAAAATAACACCAATAAATGATGCAGAATTCAAGTATAAATTGTTAATTGCTGTAGTtcccaataaaaacacaaacttggagaagaaaatttatttcaattttgtaagaataaactga
- the LOC130630175 gene encoding uncharacterized protein LOC130630175 isoform X2: MSSFFMNSSSDEIVLPALSDTSAMIDRLMNLDPVVSTSETTLMFPPMIPRRTTETTTSRYVPYSRVTSISSVGSARQPIRSNTSTRFVQSSAFTTNSSVVLPRQPTRSSISRSVQSSTVTTNSSVGLPRQPTRSSISRSVQSSTVTTNSSVVLPRQPTRSSISRSVQSSTITTNSSVVLPRQAMARHISSPATTTSTSQSSLTILDNILPPNFDELVEVATAEREIQNLRNFTYQHKSTKRKRTAKPGPEVSSIYIKLYHLPCASAKPKYGKGNSDLVKRHFDSGYGFARPCYDIVTRKIKKMSISIHLNEEQFDELLHELFPHLAQNYGFFTLSTGGVYRKANITKPSDIKTIKYTGTLIVANANEFPEHGASTIETRTLQESYRRFNTTTLSSDYALQPLQSVLTYRATQPSTSALTTNVSRSTVSTNAISPILTSQTNLRTSQELETVIAPRLNGPIQENPLSQLLPSFSRNNLNQFEVDRKTLLLSLDSEQQLLIDRSNLVADAFEQYQDTSILDCKVFIKFLDEEGHDLDGLTKEFFSSFWIKFSEQYLKGENQKYFTVQPEPVLTDAQLKAVGMILVHGFLLTGYLPLMINNSQLFIILSGKEPSSESMATSFLSVIGETNKQLILKAKQMSCYDNSLEMSLVRLLLMYESTYLPSPSTIDNCIKNISKYMMVKKPYFALQKMSLGLTGEVKEFLTNLTEDLLLQYREKLIPSGAAILSKLSPRYSDDDDLKLQEETVFDFLHMYVETLDSTKAGHFLKFVTGFEVVYDTMYVDFNGEESLHKMIPTAHTCTSILHLSRFFLCYESFVEAMELALGSQISWGFSMI; encoded by the exons atgtcttCCTTTTTTATGAACAGTTCGTCCGACGAAATCGTGCTTCCTGCTTTATCTGATACATCTGCTATGATAGATAGGTTAATGAATTTGGA tcctgTTGTGTCAACGTCTGAGACTACACTGATGTTTCCACCCATGATACCAag GAGAACTAcagaaacaacaacatcaaGATATGTACCATATTCCAGAGTTACATCAATTTCATCAGTTGGCTCGGCTAG ACAACCTATAAGATCAAACACAAGCACAAGATTCGTACAATCTTCAGCATTCACAACTAATTCATCTGTTGTTTTACCTAG ACAACCTACAAGGTCAAGTATATCAAGATCTGTACAATCTTCAACAGTTACAACCAATTCATCTGTTGGTTTACCTAG ACAACCTACAAGGTCAAGTATATCAAGATCTGTACAATCTTCAACAGTTACAACCAATTCATCTGTTGTTCTACCTAG ACAACCTACAAGGTCAAGTATATCAAGATCTGTACAATCTTCAACAATTACAACCAATTCATCTGTTGTTTTACCTAG ACAAGCAATGGCAAGACACATCTCTTCACCTGCTACCACAACTTCTACTTCTCAATCTAGTTTAACCAT atTGGATAATATCTTACCACCAAATTTTGATGAATTGGTCGAAGTTGCAACTGCTGAAAgagaaattcaaaatttaagaaattttacATACCAGcacaaaa GTACAAAGAGAAAAAGAACAGCAAAACCAGGTCCTGAAGTGTCATCAATCTATATTAAGTTATATCATCTTCCCTGCGCGTCTGCCAAACCAAAATATGGTAAAGGAAACAGCGACCTAGTAAAAAGACATTTTGACAGTGGAtatg GATTTGCCAGACCATGTTATGACATTGttacaagaaaaattaaaaagatgtcAATTAGTATTCACTTAAATGAAGAACAATTTGATGAATTGTTACACGAGCTGTTTCCTCATTTAGCACAAAATTATGGATTTTTTACACTTTCAACTGGTGGAGTGTACCGAAAGGCTAATATCACTAAGCCATCGGATATTAAAACCATAAAATACACGGGAACCCTTATTGTGGCCAATGCTAATGAGTTTCCAGAACATGGAGCCAGTACTATTGAAACTCGCACACTGCAGGAATCTTATAGGAGGTTCAATACCACTACACTGTCTTCTGATTATGCACTTCAACCTTTACAGTCTGTTTTGACTTATCGTGCAACTCAGCCTTCAACATCAGCTTTAACTACTAATGTTTCAAGGTCAACTGTTAGTACTAATGCAATCAGCCCAATACTTACAAGTCAAACTAATTTAAGGACTTCACAAGAACTTGAAACAGTTATTGCACCAAGGTTAAATGGTCCAATTCAAGAAAACCCTTTGTCTCAACTTTTACCAagtttttcaagaaataacttAAACCAATTTGAGGTTGACAGAAAAACTCTCCTACTCTCGCTGGATTCAGAACAACAGCTCTTAATAGACAGGTCTAACCTTGTTGCAGATGCATTTGAGCAATACCAAGATACTTCTATTTTAGACTGTAAAGTTTTCATAAAATTTTTGGATGAAGAAGGTCATGACCTTGATGGCTTgactaaagaatttttttcctcATTTTGGATAAAATTTTCAGAACAATACTTAAAAGGAGAAAATCAAAAGTATTTTACTGTTCAACCCGAACCTGTGCTAACAGATGCTCAGCTAAAGGCAGTTGGCATGATTCTTGTGCATGGCTTTTTGTTGACAGGATATTTGCCATTGATGATTAACAATAGTCAGTTGTTCATTATCTTGTCTGGCAAAGAACCATCATCTGAATCCATGGCAACATCATTCTTGTCTGTTATAggtgaaacaaacaaacagctcATTTTAAAGGCAAAGCAAATGAGTTGCTATGATAACTCACTAGAGATGTCTCTGGTTAGACTACTCTTAATGTACGAAAGTACGTATTTACCTTCCCCCAGCACAATTGATAATtgtatcaaaaatatttctaagTATATGATGGTTAAAAAGCCATACTTCGCATTGCAAAAGATGAGTTTAGGGTTAACGGGAGAAGTGAAAGAGTTCCTAACCAATTTAACTGAAGACCTCTTGTTGCAGTACCGTGAAAAATTGATTCCATCTGGTGCGGCTATTCTATCTAAGTTGTCACCACGATATAGTGATGATGACGATTTAAAATTACAGGAAGAAACTGTATTTGATTTTTTACACATGTATGTGGAAACCTTGGATTCCACTAAAGCTGGTCATTTCTTGAAGTTTGTGACTGGTTTTGAGGTGGTGTACGATACAATGTATGTCGATTTTAATGGAGAAGAAAGTTTGCATAAAATGATTCCTACTGCACACACATGCACCTCGATATTGCATTtatcaagattttttttatgttatgaaAGCTTTGTAGAGGCAATGGAACTTGCTTTAGGAAGCCAGATTAGCTGGGGGTTTTCTATGATTTAG
- the LOC130630175 gene encoding uncharacterized protein LOC130630175 isoform X4, translating to MSSFFMNSSSDEIVLPALSDTSAMIDRLMNLDPVVSTSETTLMFPPMIPRRTTETTTSRYVPYSRVTSISSVGSARQPIRSNTSTRFVQSSAFTTNSSVVLPRQPTRSSISRSVQSSTVTTNSSVGLPRQPTRSSISRSVQSSTITTNSSVVLPRQAMARHISSPATTTSTSQSSLTILDNILPPNFDELVEVATAEREIQNLRNFTYQHKSTKRKRTAKPGPEVSSIYIKLYHLPCASAKPKYGKGNSDLVKRHFDSGYGFARPCYDIVTRKIKKMSISIHLNEEQFDELLHELFPHLAQNYGFFTLSTGGVYRKANITKPSDIKTIKYTGTLIVANANEFPEHGASTIETRTLQESYRRFNTTTLSSDYALQPLQSVLTYRATQPSTSALTTNVSRSTVSTNAISPILTSQTNLRTSQELETVIAPRLNGPIQENPLSQLLPSFSRNNLNQFEVDRKTLLLSLDSEQQLLIDRSNLVADAFEQYQDTSILDCKVFIKFLDEEGHDLDGLTKEFFSSFWIKFSEQYLKGENQKYFTVQPEPVLTDAQLKAVGMILVHGFLLTGYLPLMINNSQLFIILSGKEPSSESMATSFLSVIGETNKQLILKAKQMSCYDNSLEMSLVRLLLMYESTYLPSPSTIDNCIKNISKYMMVKKPYFALQKMSLGLTGEVKEFLTNLTEDLLLQYREKLIPSGAAILSKLSPRYSDDDDLKLQEETVFDFLHMYVETLDSTKAGHFLKFVTGFEVVYDTMYVDFNGEESLHKMIPTAHTCTSILHLSRFFLCYESFVEAMELALGSQISWGFSMI from the exons atgtcttCCTTTTTTATGAACAGTTCGTCCGACGAAATCGTGCTTCCTGCTTTATCTGATACATCTGCTATGATAGATAGGTTAATGAATTTGGA tcctgTTGTGTCAACGTCTGAGACTACACTGATGTTTCCACCCATGATACCAag GAGAACTAcagaaacaacaacatcaaGATATGTACCATATTCCAGAGTTACATCAATTTCATCAGTTGGCTCGGCTAG ACAACCTATAAGATCAAACACAAGCACAAGATTCGTACAATCTTCAGCATTCACAACTAATTCATCTGTTGTTTTACCTAG ACAACCTACAAGGTCAAGTATATCAAGATCTGTACAATCTTCAACAGTTACAACCAATTCATCTGTTGGTTTACCTAG ACAACCTACAAGGTCAAGTATATCAAGATCTGTACAATCTTCAACAATTACAACCAATTCATCTGTTGTTTTACCTAG ACAAGCAATGGCAAGACACATCTCTTCACCTGCTACCACAACTTCTACTTCTCAATCTAGTTTAACCAT atTGGATAATATCTTACCACCAAATTTTGATGAATTGGTCGAAGTTGCAACTGCTGAAAgagaaattcaaaatttaagaaattttacATACCAGcacaaaa GTACAAAGAGAAAAAGAACAGCAAAACCAGGTCCTGAAGTGTCATCAATCTATATTAAGTTATATCATCTTCCCTGCGCGTCTGCCAAACCAAAATATGGTAAAGGAAACAGCGACCTAGTAAAAAGACATTTTGACAGTGGAtatg GATTTGCCAGACCATGTTATGACATTGttacaagaaaaattaaaaagatgtcAATTAGTATTCACTTAAATGAAGAACAATTTGATGAATTGTTACACGAGCTGTTTCCTCATTTAGCACAAAATTATGGATTTTTTACACTTTCAACTGGTGGAGTGTACCGAAAGGCTAATATCACTAAGCCATCGGATATTAAAACCATAAAATACACGGGAACCCTTATTGTGGCCAATGCTAATGAGTTTCCAGAACATGGAGCCAGTACTATTGAAACTCGCACACTGCAGGAATCTTATAGGAGGTTCAATACCACTACACTGTCTTCTGATTATGCACTTCAACCTTTACAGTCTGTTTTGACTTATCGTGCAACTCAGCCTTCAACATCAGCTTTAACTACTAATGTTTCAAGGTCAACTGTTAGTACTAATGCAATCAGCCCAATACTTACAAGTCAAACTAATTTAAGGACTTCACAAGAACTTGAAACAGTTATTGCACCAAGGTTAAATGGTCCAATTCAAGAAAACCCTTTGTCTCAACTTTTACCAagtttttcaagaaataacttAAACCAATTTGAGGTTGACAGAAAAACTCTCCTACTCTCGCTGGATTCAGAACAACAGCTCTTAATAGACAGGTCTAACCTTGTTGCAGATGCATTTGAGCAATACCAAGATACTTCTATTTTAGACTGTAAAGTTTTCATAAAATTTTTGGATGAAGAAGGTCATGACCTTGATGGCTTgactaaagaatttttttcctcATTTTGGATAAAATTTTCAGAACAATACTTAAAAGGAGAAAATCAAAAGTATTTTACTGTTCAACCCGAACCTGTGCTAACAGATGCTCAGCTAAAGGCAGTTGGCATGATTCTTGTGCATGGCTTTTTGTTGACAGGATATTTGCCATTGATGATTAACAATAGTCAGTTGTTCATTATCTTGTCTGGCAAAGAACCATCATCTGAATCCATGGCAACATCATTCTTGTCTGTTATAggtgaaacaaacaaacagctcATTTTAAAGGCAAAGCAAATGAGTTGCTATGATAACTCACTAGAGATGTCTCTGGTTAGACTACTCTTAATGTACGAAAGTACGTATTTACCTTCCCCCAGCACAATTGATAATtgtatcaaaaatatttctaagTATATGATGGTTAAAAAGCCATACTTCGCATTGCAAAAGATGAGTTTAGGGTTAACGGGAGAAGTGAAAGAGTTCCTAACCAATTTAACTGAAGACCTCTTGTTGCAGTACCGTGAAAAATTGATTCCATCTGGTGCGGCTATTCTATCTAAGTTGTCACCACGATATAGTGATGATGACGATTTAAAATTACAGGAAGAAACTGTATTTGATTTTTTACACATGTATGTGGAAACCTTGGATTCCACTAAAGCTGGTCATTTCTTGAAGTTTGTGACTGGTTTTGAGGTGGTGTACGATACAATGTATGTCGATTTTAATGGAGAAGAAAGTTTGCATAAAATGATTCCTACTGCACACACATGCACCTCGATATTGCATTtatcaagattttttttatgttatgaaAGCTTTGTAGAGGCAATGGAACTTGCTTTAGGAAGCCAGATTAGCTGGGGGTTTTCTATGATTTAG